CCATCAGGGGGCCGGCGATGGGGCCGAACATGGCGCCGATGCCGAAGATCGCCATCGCCATCCCGTGCTCCCTCGGCGGGAACGTCTCGAGCAGGATCGCCTGCGAGATCGGCTGCAGCGCCCCGCCGCCGATCCCCTGCAGTACGCGGAAGAAGACGAGCATCCCCAGGCTCGTGGAGGAGCCGCACAGCAGGGAGGCGAAGGTGAACAGCAGGACGGAGAAGGTGAGGTACCGCTTCCGTCCGAAGGTGCGGGCGAGCCACCCCGTCATCGGGATGATCACGGCGTTGGAGACGAGGTAGGAGGTGAGCACCCACGCCGACTCGTCGATCCCGGACGACAGGGACCCGCGGATGTGGTCGAGGGCGACGTTGGCGACGCTCGTGTCGATGATCTCGATCAGCGTCGGCAGCATCACCGTGATCGCGACGATCCACTTGCTCGCGCCGATCGCGCCGACCGCGTCTCCGAACCGCCGTCCGCCCTCGCCGTTCATCGCCCCTCGAATCCGGTCGTGTTCACGGATCGCGGCGGCTAGCGGACGAGGATCGTGGGGACGACGGACATTCCGATCCGCAGGATGTGTTCCGGATCCTCGCCTCGCGAAAGGACGATTTTCACCGGGACGCGCTGCACGACCTTCACGTAGTTGCCCGAGGCGTTCTCCGGCGGAAAGAGGGAGAAGGCGGAGCCGGTCCCCGCCATGATGCTGTCGACCGTTCCCCGGAATTTCTTCCGCTTGTACGTGTCAACGCGGATCTCCACTCCCTGCCCCGGCCGGATCCTCTCGATGTCGGTTTCCTTGAAGTTCGCCATCACCCACACGTTGTCCAGGGCCGCGACGGCCAGGAGCGACTGGCCGGGGGAGACCACCTGCCCCGCCTCGACGGCCTTCCGGGTTACGTACCCGTCGACGGGGGAGAGGACCGTGGTGTAGCGGTGGAGCAGCTTCGCCTCCTCCAGGGAGGATTCCCGCTGCCGGACCTGCGCCTCCTGCTGCCGGATGCGGGCTTCACGCTGGATCGCCACGGATTGCCGCTGGGAGATGACCGCCTCGCGCTGGGCGATCAGCGCCTTCTGGGTGGGGATCGCCGCCTCCGCGAGCCGCAGTTCCTCCTTCGCCAGGTCGTCCTGCGCCTTCGCGACCTCCGCGTCGGTCTGGGCCTTCTCGAACGCCTCCCGGCTGATCACCTGCCGCTCGAAGAGCTGCTTCATGCGCGCGGCGTCCCGGGACGCCTGGGACCTCCGCGCCGCTGCGAGGGAGGTCCTGGCGCGCGCCGCCTCGATGCCGGCCGAAATCTGCGCGAGCTGCGCCTTCGCCCCTTCCAGGTCCTTGATCGCGGCCGTCACGTCCGACCGGGCGGCGACGAGGTCGGCCCGTGCGGCGGCCACATCGCCCGCTCCTGCGGCGACGGCGGAAGCGGCCCCGGACTCCCGCACCGCGAACGGCTCCGGGTCGATCCGGAGGAGGGGATCACCCGCCTTGACGGGCTGGTTGTCCCGAACCCGCACCTCGGCCACCGTCCCCTGGACGCGCGCCGAGACCAGGTGGATCCTCCCGTCGATGTAGGCGTCGTCGGTGCTCACGTGGGTCTGCCGGTATCGCCAGTAGGCGAACCCGGCGATCACCGTCGCGGCGAGGACGAGGAGGAACAGGCCGATCGCCTTCCTCTTTCGTCCCCCGTTCCCCGGGCCCGGGATTTCCGTTCCGTTTTCCGTCATGTCAGCGTCCGAAGGCGCGCAGGAGCGTCGCGACGGCCACGCTGTAGTCGTACTGCGCGTCGATGGTGGCCGTGTCGGCCTGGGCCATCTGTACCTGCGCGTCGATCATCTCGATGATGTCGCCGGCGCCCACCTCGTACCGCGCGGTCGCGAGCCGCAGGTTCTCGTCGGACGCCTCCCGTTCCTTTTTCCGCGCCCCGATCCGCTCCGTCGCCTCGCTCATGCCGTAGGCGGCCTGCTCCACCTGGAGGATGACCAGTCGCCGGACGTCCGTCAGTTGATGATGGACGGAAGAGAGCGACGCCTCGGCCTCCTTCACCTGCTCCCGGACCAGGAACCCCGAGAAGAGAGGGACGCTGAGCGTGACGCCGATGTCGTATCCCTGGTCGAGGGGCGGCTCGTCGCCGGCGTACCCGTACCCCGCGATGCCGGCCAGCGTCGGAAGATGGCCCGCCCGCGCGAACCGGACCCCCATTGCGGCCGCACGCTCGCGTTCCCTGAGCGCCTTGAGCTCCGGCCGGTTCCGGTCCGCCTCCGCGATCCAGTCCGCAAGGGTTCCCGGGATCGATTCGGCCGCCAGGGAGTCCGAAAGGAGGAAATCGGACGGTCCTTCCACGCCCATCCGGCTGAGGAGGGTGATCCGCGCTACCCGCACCTCGTTCTCGGCCTGGCTCACCTGGGCGCGGGCGTCGTACAGGTTCGCCTCGGCGCGCGCGACGTCGATCTTCGCCCGGATCCCGGCCTCGTAGTACGCCTGGGCCTGCTTGAGGAGCGATTCGCGCTGTCGTAACGTCTCTTTCTTGACATCGAAATTGCGCCCCGCCCGCAGGACGTTGAAGTAGCCCACTTTCGCCGCGTAGGCGACATCCTCCCGGACGACCTCGCCCGTCTCCCGCGCGGCGGAGAGCAGCGCGTCCGACCGGCCCACCGAGGCGCGCGTGCGGCCGAAGTCGGTCAATGTCATGGAGAGGTCCCCGCGGAGGAACTCGTTCGGCGTGGTCGTGCTCTTCTCCGACTGGGCGGAGAACGTCCGTGCACGGGAGTACCCGGTGGACAGGGTCACCGAGGGATACCAGGAGGACTCCGCCTGACCCTTGCGGGCCACCGCGGCCGCCGTCTCGGCTTCGGATTGACGAACGAGGGGGTGGTTCCGGACGGCGATGTCGGATACCTGCTCGACGGTCCAGGCGATCGTCGCCGAAGCGGGGGCGGCGGCGGGGGCGGTGTTGTCCGCCGCGCGGGCCGCTCCCGCCATCCATGGCTCCCGGCCGCTCTCGCCATCCATGGCTATCGCGGCACTTGCCCATCCTTGGGCATCGCGGCTTTGGCCATCCATGGCCATCGGCGAGACGGCGGGGGCGACCAGGACGAACAGGGGTACGGCGATCCTGAGCAGGGTGCGGAAGGTCACGGCATCCTCCGGTGACAATGGCCGAGTGAGCACTCAGTCGGTAATTCCGTCATTCTGGATGGGGTGAACCGGCGCTGTCAAGGGGCGGTGCGGCTTCCGGCCTGCGGCGCCGACGTCTCGACGCTCAGGAGCTTCGGCCCCTGCTTGATCCGGAAGCGGCCGTCCGCCGTTTCCCAGATCCATCCGGAGTAGCCGTAGCCCCCCACCGGCTTGACCACGAACGCCCCTTTCCACGATTCGGATCTCGGCAGGTTGAGCGCGACCGTGCCGAACTTCCCGAAGGTGTACTCCGGCACCGGGTGGCAGTACGGCTCGCCCGCAAGCTCGGCCGCCGCCTCTTCCGCCTCCCTTCCTCCGAAAACCGCGGCCCGCAGCCCATACTTGTGGTCCTTCGCCCTCCGGACGACTTCCTCCTTCGTGTCGAAGGGCGTGGTGAAGGCGACGGGACCGAAAACCTCCTCGCGCATGCCGGACATGCCGTCCGTCGCGTCGCGCACGACGGTGGGGTGGATCAGGGTCCCCTCGATCGTTCCGCCGTGGACGACCTTCGCCCCCATCGCCACCGCCTCCTTGAGCTGCTCCCGGATCCGGGCGACGGCAAGGCGGCTCGCCACGGGGGAGATCTCCGTCCGGGGGTCTTCCGGGGAACCGACCACGAGCTTCGCGGCCCGTTCGATGAATCGCTCCAGGAACTCCCCGTAGATGGAGCGGTGGATGAAGATCCGCTTCGGAGCGGTGCACGTCTGGCCGGAATACATGAATTTCGCCTTGACCAGGTCCGACAGGGCGAGATCGAGGTCGGCATCGGGGAAGACGATGAACGGATCCTGGCCCGCACCCTCGAAGACCATCTTTTTCCCCGCCTCCCGGAACGCCGACTCGTATTCGAGGAAATTGACGTCCGACCCGAAGACGACCACCGAGGAGATGGCCGGATCCATGAGCGCCTCCTCCAGGAACTTCTTCCCGCTTTCCCGGGAAAACCGGATCGCATCGCCGAAGATCGGACGGTAGATCGACTCCGTGAGCCGGGAAAGGGAGGATCCC
This region of bacterium genomic DNA includes:
- a CDS encoding HlyD family secretion protein, translating into MTENGTEIPGPGNGGRKRKAIGLFLLVLAATVIAGFAYWRYRQTHVSTDDAYIDGRIHLVSARVQGTVAEVRVRDNQPVKAGDPLLRIDPEPFAVRESGAASAVAAGAGDVAAARADLVAARSDVTAAIKDLEGAKAQLAQISAGIEAARARTSLAAARRSQASRDAARMKQLFERQVISREAFEKAQTDAEVAKAQDDLAKEELRLAEAAIPTQKALIAQREAVISQRQSVAIQREARIRQQEAQVRQRESSLEEAKLLHRYTTVLSPVDGYVTRKAVEAGQVVSPGQSLLAVAALDNVWVMANFKETDIERIRPGQGVEIRVDTYKRKKFRGTVDSIMAGTGSAFSLFPPENASGNYVKVVQRVPVKIVLSRGEDPEHILRIGMSVVPTILVR
- a CDS encoding TolC family protein gives rise to the protein MTFRTLLRIAVPLFVLVAPAVSPMAMDGQSRDAQGWASAAIAMDGESGREPWMAGAARAADNTAPAAAPASATIAWTVEQVSDIAVRNHPLVRQSEAETAAAVARKGQAESSWYPSVTLSTGYSRARTFSAQSEKSTTTPNEFLRGDLSMTLTDFGRTRASVGRSDALLSAARETGEVVREDVAYAAKVGYFNVLRAGRNFDVKKETLRQRESLLKQAQAYYEAGIRAKIDVARAEANLYDARAQVSQAENEVRVARITLLSRMGVEGPSDFLLSDSLAAESIPGTLADWIAEADRNRPELKALRERERAAAMGVRFARAGHLPTLAGIAGYGYAGDEPPLDQGYDIGVTLSVPLFSGFLVREQVKEAEASLSSVHHQLTDVRRLVILQVEQAAYGMSEATERIGARKKEREASDENLRLATARYEVGAGDIIEMIDAQVQMAQADTATIDAQYDYSVAVATLLRAFGR
- a CDS encoding aldehyde dehydrogenase family protein gives rise to the protein MNTYDDRYGKVLDLAESIRAHREEYIRRAVKDIQFTYRDTAAEVDTSIDRLKMYAEARPLLEGRRPLGGDGSTVALMLAYNGSAWLNTAITSIYMVGNRVAVKFSSKGSSLSRLTESIYRPIFGDAIRFSRESGKKFLEEALMDPAISSVVVFGSDVNFLEYESAFREAGKKMVFEGAGQDPFIVFPDADLDLALSDLVKAKFMYSGQTCTAPKRIFIHRSIYGEFLERFIERAAKLVVGSPEDPRTEISPVASRLAVARIREQLKEAVAMGAKVVHGGTIEGTLIHPTVVRDATDGMSGMREEVFGPVAFTTPFDTKEEVVRRAKDHKYGLRAAVFGGREAEEAAAELAGEPYCHPVPEYTFGKFGTVALNLPRSESWKGAFVVKPVGGYGYSGWIWETADGRFRIKQGPKLLSVETSAPQAGSRTAP